The proteins below come from a single Thermopolyspora flexuosa genomic window:
- a CDS encoding DNA polymerase IV codes for MPPRAVPWGAAADDTGCTILHVDMDAFFASVELLERPELRGRPVIVGAAGPRGVVLSATYEARRYGVHSAMPMTRARRLCPDAVIIPPDHRKYAEVSRGVMELFRSITPLVEPLSTDEAFLDVAGARRRLGCPARIAALLREQVAERHGITCSVGVASTKLVAKLASRQCKPDGMLVVPVDRVLEFLHPLPVAALWGVGERTEQALARLGIRTVGDLAQVPVATLRREFGAVGEHLAELAWGRDERRVTPHVPDRSIGAEETFPYDIVDPDEIRRELLRLSERVAARLRAAGQVARTVSVKLRRADFTTITRSRTLREPTDVGQEIYATARELYAAAGLERVRLRLVGVRAENLRPAETATHQLTLGERETGWREAERAMDAVARRFGSGAVRPASLLRPIPDEADAEVNEQDRRIV; via the coding sequence ATGCCGCCACGGGCGGTTCCCTGGGGGGCCGCGGCCGACGACACCGGCTGCACGATCCTCCACGTCGACATGGACGCCTTCTTCGCGAGCGTCGAGCTGCTGGAGCGGCCCGAGCTCCGCGGCAGGCCGGTCATCGTCGGCGCGGCGGGACCGCGGGGCGTGGTGCTCAGCGCCACCTACGAGGCCCGGCGGTACGGCGTGCACTCGGCGATGCCGATGACCCGGGCCCGGCGGCTGTGCCCCGACGCGGTGATCATCCCGCCGGACCACCGCAAGTACGCCGAGGTCTCCCGGGGCGTGATGGAGCTGTTCCGGTCGATCACGCCGCTGGTCGAGCCGCTCTCCACCGACGAGGCGTTCCTCGACGTCGCGGGCGCCCGCCGCAGGCTCGGCTGCCCGGCGCGGATCGCGGCGCTGCTGCGCGAACAGGTGGCCGAGCGGCACGGCATCACCTGCTCGGTCGGGGTGGCGAGCACGAAGCTCGTCGCCAAGCTCGCCTCCCGCCAGTGCAAGCCCGACGGCATGCTCGTGGTCCCGGTCGACCGGGTCCTGGAGTTCCTCCACCCGCTCCCGGTGGCGGCGCTGTGGGGCGTGGGGGAGCGCACCGAGCAGGCGCTGGCCCGGCTCGGCATCCGCACCGTCGGCGACCTCGCCCAGGTGCCGGTGGCCACGCTGCGGCGCGAGTTCGGCGCGGTCGGCGAGCACCTCGCCGAGCTCGCCTGGGGCCGCGACGAGCGGCGGGTGACGCCGCACGTGCCGGACCGGAGCATCGGCGCCGAGGAGACCTTCCCGTACGACATCGTCGACCCGGACGAGATCCGGCGCGAGCTGCTGCGCCTGTCCGAGCGGGTCGCGGCGCGGCTGCGCGCCGCCGGCCAGGTGGCCCGCACGGTGAGCGTGAAGCTGCGGCGCGCCGACTTCACCACCATCACCCGCTCCCGCACCCTGCGCGAGCCCACCGACGTCGGCCAGGAGATCTACGCCACCGCCCGCGAGCTGTACGCCGCCGCGGGCCTGGAGCGGGTACGGCTGCGCCTGGTCGGCGTCCGCGCGGAGAACCTGCGCCCCGCCGAGACCGCGACGCACCAGCTCACCCTGGGCGAGCGGGAGACCGGGTGGCGCGAGGCGGAGCGGGCGATGGACGCGGTGGCGCGCCGGTTCGGCAGCGGCGCGGTCCGGCCCGCCTCGCTGCTGCGACCGATTCCGGACGAGGCCGACGCGGAGGTGAACGAGCAGGATCGTCGCATCGTTTGA
- a CDS encoding DUF3040 domain-containing protein, whose amino-acid sequence MPLSEHEQRLLDQIEQALYAEDPKWANAVRTTDPRNHYKRRLIKASIGFVLGVVLLMVGVVTPLTPLGVALGVGGFVVMLATSLWGLSSWKRMNGFAADPAGPAGRPGRRAGRPGFMERMEERWRRRHEER is encoded by the coding sequence GTGCCGCTCTCTGAGCACGAGCAGCGCTTGCTCGACCAGATCGAGCAGGCCCTCTACGCCGAGGACCCGAAATGGGCCAACGCCGTTCGCACCACTGATCCGCGCAACCACTACAAGCGCCGTCTGATCAAGGCCTCGATCGGGTTCGTGCTCGGTGTCGTGCTGTTGATGGTGGGCGTGGTGACACCGCTCACCCCGCTCGGTGTCGCGCTGGGGGTGGGCGGCTTCGTGGTCATGCTCGCCACGTCGCTGTGGGGCCTGTCCAGTTGGAAGCGCATGAACGGATTCGCCGCCGACCCGGCCGGGCCGGCGGGCCGGCCGGGCCGTCGTGCCGGCCGCCCCGGTTTCATGGAGCGCATGGAGGAGCGCTGGCGCCGCCGTCACGAGGAGCGCTGA
- a CDS encoding methyltransferase domain-containing protein has translation MRTEGATRQQATSPAARTAVVWSALRAVLADRVAETGRARLDIVDAGGGTGNFAVPLAELGHTVTVVDPSPDSLAALERRAAEAGVTVRGLQGDAADVAELLPAGTADLVLCHSVLEYVEDPAAALAALARLLRPGGLISVLAANAVAAVLHRAVAGRFDEALRALTDPAGRWGDRDPVPRRFTRDALTALLTAAGFTVIETHGVRVFADLVPSRLVDIVPGGADHLIELEEAAATHPALRDIATQLHLLARVPEG, from the coding sequence GTGCGCACGGAGGGCGCGACCCGGCAGCAGGCCACGTCACCCGCGGCACGGACCGCCGTGGTGTGGAGCGCGCTGCGCGCGGTCCTCGCCGATCGCGTGGCCGAGACCGGCCGCGCGCGGCTCGACATCGTCGACGCCGGCGGCGGCACGGGCAACTTCGCCGTCCCGCTCGCCGAGCTGGGGCACACGGTCACCGTCGTCGACCCCAGCCCCGACTCCCTCGCCGCCCTGGAGCGGCGGGCGGCCGAGGCCGGGGTGACCGTCCGGGGCCTGCAGGGCGACGCGGCCGACGTGGCGGAGCTGCTCCCCGCGGGCACCGCCGACCTCGTGCTCTGCCACAGTGTGCTCGAGTACGTCGAGGACCCCGCCGCCGCGCTCGCCGCGCTGGCCCGGCTGCTGCGCCCCGGCGGCTTGATCAGCGTGCTCGCCGCCAACGCGGTCGCCGCGGTGCTGCACCGCGCGGTCGCCGGCCGGTTCGACGAGGCGCTGCGGGCGCTCACCGACCCGGCCGGGCGGTGGGGTGACCGCGACCCGGTGCCCCGGCGCTTCACCCGCGACGCCCTCACCGCGCTCCTCACCGCGGCCGGGTTCACCGTGATCGAGACGCACGGCGTGCGCGTGTTCGCCGACCTCGTGCCGAGCCGCCTCGTCGACATCGTGCCCGGGGGCGCCGACCACCTCATCGAGCTGGAGGAGGCGGCGGCCACCCACCCGGCGCTGCGCGACATCGCCACCCAGCTCCACCTGCTCGCCCGCGTGCCCGAGGGGTGA